The following nucleotide sequence is from Ahniella affigens.
ATGGGGCGCGGCCATTGAGGTTCCGGACAGGATCAAGGTCTGACCGGCAGCCAGAAAGCCCGACGCATTGGCCACCAGACAACCCGTACTTGGCGCGGTGCCAGTACACGTGACGCCCGTCTGCATCGATGTGATGGACGTGCCAGGCGCGGCGATGTCCGGCTTCAGGATCTGCGCACCGCCGCCGCCCCGCGGGCCACGCGATGAACTGACATTCAACGTGTCGCCGGCATTGGCTGCCAGGAGCGTCACGTTGACATTGCCGGAACCAAGTTGCGCCTTGATGGCATTGCCCAACGCCAGCGTGATGCGGATGGCCGGAATCGTCAGGTCAATCGTGGCCGCACCACCAAGCGCAGGCGTGGTGGGATCACCGGAGTTGTCGGCAATCAGAACCGCCAGGGCGCCCGCATTTTGCGCGGCCTCAATCTTGACGTTGAAATTGCAGGTACCGCGATCGATCAGCGCCACATTGCCCGCCAACGCCGCCGCGTTGGTCAGCGCTTGGCAGCCATCGTTTACCGGCGCCGTTGCGTCGACAGCCAACACGACATTGCCCGTCTGACCGCCCGCCTGAGGAATCGGGGTCGCACCGTTGGTGTCGGTCATCGCATTCGCGCCCGCTTGATACGAGCCGGCAATCGGTGCTGGGGCATTCACTTGGATCTTGGCGCCGGCAAACTGACTGTCGACTGAGTTCGCTACCGCCAGAGTCCGCTGCGACGCGCCTGGGCTGCCGCTGATGAAATACGTGTCGGCCGCATTGCCGGCCGAAGCCACGACGATGACACCGATTGCTGCGGCGTTGTCGGAGGCAATCGTGCTGGCATCGAAGGCGCTGCCGTAGTTCGAGCCCAGCGACATGTTGATCACATCCAGGTGATCGCTCAGATCGTCGTCGTTATTCGGATCGGTCGCCCAGTCGATCGCCTGGGGCGTCAGATTCGTCGAACCGCCGCAACCGAAAACGCGCAAGGCATACAGGTTTGCGCGCGGCGCCACACCTGGACCAATGCGCAGCGCACCCAGATTGGCCGTGTTGTTGTACGGGCCCGTGTAGGGCGATCCGTCTGCGTTGACACCGCCACCAGCGGAACTGCCCGCGACGTGCGAGCCGTGGCCATTGCAGTCCATCGGGTCTGGATCCGGCGACGGCGCGTTGGCGCCCGTGTAGAGATCGCCCGCAAAGTCAGTACCGCCGACCACACGAACGGTCGGGAACGCCGCTGCGCCGGTTTCGCTGATCACCGCACGATCATTGGCCTGATAGTCGGCCAGAACGCCCGTGCCACCGACATTCGGATGCTGGTAGTCAATACCGGTATCAATGATGCCGATGCTGATGCCCTCGCCCTTTGCGCCGCTCGCGAACGTCGGGGTCGCAGTCCAGGTATTCGGCGCGCCGATGAATGGCACACTGGTCTGGTTGTGGAGTTCGTGCGGGACCATCACGTCGACCCGCTTGACGCCGGCCAGTTTGCGAATAGCGTCGACTTGGTCCGGACGAATGCGGATCGCAAAGCCATTGACCGCGCGGTGTGTACGGAAGATTTCGGTATGCGTCAGATTCAAGGCTTGCAGGCGGGACGCGAACGAAGCCTGTTCGCTTTTGAGGCGCTGCGCATGGGTTTTTGATGCGGCACCGGCGGCGACAATACGGTTCGGGGTGCTCTCACCGCCCAACGTGGCCGCATACACCACGGCGCTCGGCGGGGAAGCGAGTTCGACGAAGACCGCGACGCGACCGTGTTCGTCGGCCAACGGCAATTCGTCAATCGAGTCCGTTGCGACGGGGGCGCCCGGCGTGGGCTGAATCGCCGCGGCCGCCGCGGCAAATGGCAGACCCAAGGCGGCAATAGTGCATAACAATCGCACAGCTGTTTTCACGAACAACACTCCTCAGTTCCCAAATAGAAAATACCGAAGCCGATTGGCATGGTCACCAAACGGCATTGCCCAAACACGCTACAGACCCATGCTCGTCCTGATCATCCACACTCGCGCCAAACAGAAATCATCAAAGACCTTCTGAACACGTTCAGAGGCGATGGGGGCTAAGGATGCCCCGCCCCAGAATCAAGCACGCCAGTGATCGATTCTGGAACGCAGCGTCCGAACCCGCGCCGGACTCAGCGTGAGCCTTCAAGTCCTGAGTGGACTGATTCAGTCTCTCGCTACTGAGTGTCTGCACAAACCCATCCTGGCAGCACGCTTCCGTGCAACGGGACTGCGTCCACGACGCACAGTCGCGACCCACTGAAGCAGGGCGCACGTCGCACGTCGATGATCCCCGATTTTTCAAATGTATTCGTGCGGTTGTCAAGAACGTGCATACAGAAGACCCATTCAAACATGCGTATCAGTCAGCGCATTGACTTGACCAACAGAAGTCGACGTCGCAACCCACGCGGCGAGCGATCACGCATCCGACTTTCGTGAAGGATTCGTACTTGACCTGACAGGACATCTCGGTCAAGGTCGCGCGGCTCCCTCACACTCAGGATGTCGCCATGGCCGCTTTGCTTCGACTTCTGCTCTCATTCGTCTTGCTGTTTGTTATGGCGTGGGTGCACGCACAGGATTCGACTGCAGCGGCAAATCCCGCCAGTGCCGCGGCCGTGAGCCGGGATTTTCCACCCGGCCTGCAGATTCCGGATGCGGCGAAACCGGGGCCAGCGTTTGCTGTGGATCGCGCGACGGCTGCGTATTTGGACTTACAGTCTTCCGAACAGAAGGCCAAGTCGGATGCGTACTTCGAAGGCGGCTATTGGGTCGACTTTTTCAGTCTGCTCTGGGGCCTTGCCGTTGCGGCCTTCCTACTGTTCAGTGGCCTGTCGCGAACCATGCGCGAACTGGCCGCCAAGTGGTTCAAGCGGCCGACACTCGCCGCCATCGCCTATGCGGTGCTGTGGCTCGTCGTGATGAACCTGATCAACCTGCCTTGGGACAGCTACTTCGGATTCATGCGCGAGCATGCCTATGGTCTGGCGACTCAAAACTATGGTGATTGGCTGGGCGATCGTCTGAAAGGCCTGTTGATCGGGTTGCTGCTGGGTGCGCCATTAATTGGTGTCTTGTACCTCGGCGTGCGCCGCTTGGGCGCGAACTGGTGGAAGGCGACCGCCGTGGTCAGTTTCGGGCTCGCTTTGCTGTTGAACATGATTGCGCCGGTCTTCATTTCGCCGCTGTTCAACGACTACAAACCATTGCCAGAAGGCGAGATGAAGGAAGCGATCTTTTCCCTCGCCCGGGCAAACCGGATTCCCACCGACAATGTGGTGTGGTTCGACGCCTCAAAGCAAACGACCCGGATCAGCGCCAACGTTTCCGGCTTTGCCAATACCACTCAGGTCAGCTTGAACGACAACCTGATCAACAAGACGTCTCTGCCCGAGATCAAGGCGGTCATGGGGCACGAGATGGGGCATTACGTGTTGAATCACGGCCTGCGTCTGACGGTGTACTTCACGCTTATTCTCGCGATCGGGTTTTACGTGGTGCATCGCCTGATGGACTGGTCGCTGGCCCGTTTCGGCGCGCGCTTTGGTATCACCGATCGCGCCGATCCGGCCGGGCTACCGCTGGCGCTGGCGATCCTGTCGCTGTTCATGTACGCGGCGTCGCCGCTGCTGAACTCCGTGGTTCGCCAAGCCGAAGCGGAGGCCGACATGTATGGCTTGAACGCCGCGCGCGAGCCACATGGTTTTGCGATGGCGGCGATGCGCCTGTCGACGTACCGCAAGATTCATCCAGGTCCCTGGGAAGAGGTCATTTTCTACGACCACCCGAGCGGCTACGACCGCGTGCTGCGTTCGATGCAGTGGCTGGCCGAGAATCAAGATTTGGTCGCCAAGGATTTGCGGGATCGCGCCGCAACGCCTTCGACTGCGCCAAGCGTGGATTCAGAACATGACGACTCTGGTCAGATTGGCGACACCAGCCCCGACGCGGCATCGCCCGACACGATTCCAACCGAGGCGGATGGCGCCGCGAATTAGGGATCGGCGGTTGCTGGCTGTCGGCGGCGGCAGCCAGCCAACAAGGGTTGGCAGGCCGATGCGGACATTTTTACCCGGGTACTATTGACGGATATTTTCACCCGGGTATAATTTGGGTTCCTTGTTGCGAGATCCCAATGTCCGAACGCCGCCATCCCACCTTCACGAGCTTCAGCGGTACCCGCCAGATCGCTTCAGGTCCCCTGCTGGTCAATGCCTTGGCGCTTCGACAAGCCGCCGACGCGCGCACTGCCGACCCGCTGCTGCTGTTTGATGACCAGACCGGCCGAAACATCGATATCGACCTGCGAGGCACCGATTCCGAACTCGTCGCGCGATTCGAGGAGCCAGCATCGGCGGCAACATCGCCAGATTCCGAATCCGAAACACGCGGACGCGGCCGGCCGAAAATGGGCGTCGTGTCACGCGAGGTGACCTTGCTGCCCCGGCATTGGGATTGGCTGAATTCGCAACCCGGCGGTGCGTCGGTCACGTTGCGCAGACTGGTTGATGACGCCCGCCGTACCCATGCCGATAAGGATCGACTGCGCGCTGCCCAGGCTCGCGCGTATCAGTTCATGCAAGCGATGGCGGGCGATCTGCCAAATTTCGAGGCGGCCACGCGCGCGTTGTTCGCCAATGATCTGGAGCAAGTTCGGGCACTGTTGACTGCATGGCCGCACGATGTGGCGCGACATGCGCTCAAGCTGGCGGATGCGGCAGCGTGAACCAGACGATCGAAGCCCGCCGACGATGATGGGCGGGCCAGACTGCCGATCGGTGGCAATGCATCAGCGATGCCGCAACTTCAACACCAGGACGCTACCCGCGAGCACAGCGGTGATCGCATTGGCAATGATGATTGGCCAAGCTTGCCGCATCACGCCGTAAACGAGCCACAGCAAGACGCCACTGACGAACAGGCAATACATGCTGAGCGAGATCCCGCTGACATCACGCGTGCGAAGTGTCTTCAATGCCTGCGGCAGGAACGAAGATGTCGTCAAGACCGCAGCGAGATAACCAACGAGTTCTGCATCCATGCAACTGCTCCAGGGCCATGTCGCCCAGTACGGGGATCCTCTGCATCATACGAGACTGCAAATCAAAGGCCTCATGATTTCGATTGCAAACGTCGATCACAACGGCGCATCGGCCTTACCGCGCGGCTCTAAAACGCCTGTTAAGATGCAGCCATGATTGTTGCTGCTGCTGCCTACGGCGTCTCGGCGCACGCCGACTTCTCGTCTTTTCTTGCCAAGCTGCGCGGCCTTGCGGCCGCGGCTGCCGAGCAGGGTGCCCAATTGCTGCTGCTCCCTGAGTACCATGCGATGGAGTTGGCGACGATCTTTGCCGAACCCATAAAGAGCGACCTGCAAGCGCAGCTCAGCGCGTTGCAGACAATCGTGCCGCAGTACGAGGCCGCACTGTCCGAGCTGGCCCGCGCGTTCCAGTTATGCATCGTCGGTGGCACATTGCCCGTCCAAGACGCGGACGGTCAGTTCCGCAACCGCTGCACGATCGCGACGGCCGATGGTCGTCGCCATCATCAATACAAGCTCAATATGACGCGCTTCGAGCGCGAGTCCTGGGGCGTCTCTGCGGGTCAGGGCCAGCTGGTGGTCGATCTCGGTGCGTGCCGCCTCGGTGTGGCTATTTGCTATGACAGCGAGTTCCCCGTGCTGGTCCGCGAGTTGGTCAAGGACGGTGCCAATCTGATTTGCGTGCCGAGTTGCACCGACAGCATGCATGGCTATCATCGCGTCGAAGTGGCTTGCCGAGCCCGGGCGCTGGAGAACCAGTGCTACGTGCTCGTGACCCACACAATCGGCGATCTGCCCAGTTCACCAGCGATCGACGAGAACCATGGGGCCGCGGCGTTGTACGGGCCACCCGATCGCGGCTTTCCCGCCAACGGGGTGATCGCCCAAACCGAAATCGATGCGCCGACACTCCTGATCGCCGAGCTCGATTTCGACAAAGTCGATGCGGTCCGCCAAGACGGCCAAGTGTTGAATCACCGCGATTGGCGTTAAGCCTTGGCCCTGCGGCCGGGTCTTTTCACCGCGCACGCGCCTGGAGGTTGCGCTCCAGATCATCGAGCGCGTGCCGCAACCTGAGCGTGACAGACGTCTTGCGTGGTGGCCGCTGGCCGAGAAAATCGAGCAGATCGCGATCACGATCGTGAATCACCGATTCGCGAAGACTGAGGCCATGGCGCGCCAGAATCGGTCGCAGCTTGTCAGCCTGCGCGGCCAAGTCAGCGAGCGTCGAGCTGTAAGCATGCTGCGCGAGCTTGTGCCGGCTCTCATAACTGAAGACATTCGTGAAGAACATGCTGGTGTCGTCGGGACGCGGCTCGAACAACACGATATCGGCATGCTCATATTGTGTTTGATACTTGTCCAGCCCAACCTGCATGCGCGACTTGAGCAGGGTTCGGAAGGTCTGTGACAGCACCGCTGGCAACCCACCCTCAATCAGGCTTGATGGCACCGGCAAGCCATTGCGCAGCGCCATGCTTGCATCGAATGGGACAAGCGGGTTGATCCCGAACACCAACTCCGCGCCCGCATCGAGCGCGACCGATGCATGCAACGTTCGCCGCAGCGCGCCGTCGACATACCAATGCTTGTCGATCTCGACTGGCGGGTACAGGCCCGGCAGCGCCGAACTGGCCTGCACAGCGCGCGAGATCGGCACATGATCAAACCCAGGAGATCCGAATCGCACGGCTTCGCCACTGTCGATATCCACCGCGATTACATACAGCCGATGCGCGAGCTCGCGGAAATCGTTGCTGCGCCCAAAGCTCGCAAAAATCGTACGGAGAAAGCGCTCGATCTCGGCATTGTCAAACAACCCGGTGGGAATGATCGCACCGAGGCGACCAACCACATCGGTCCATTTGTTGTCGT
It contains:
- a CDS encoding M48 family metallopeptidase gives rise to the protein MAALLRLLLSFVLLFVMAWVHAQDSTAAANPASAAAVSRDFPPGLQIPDAAKPGPAFAVDRATAAYLDLQSSEQKAKSDAYFEGGYWVDFFSLLWGLAVAAFLLFSGLSRTMRELAAKWFKRPTLAAIAYAVLWLVVMNLINLPWDSYFGFMREHAYGLATQNYGDWLGDRLKGLLIGLLLGAPLIGVLYLGVRRLGANWWKATAVVSFGLALLLNMIAPVFISPLFNDYKPLPEGEMKEAIFSLARANRIPTDNVVWFDASKQTTRISANVSGFANTTQVSLNDNLINKTSLPEIKAVMGHEMGHYVLNHGLRLTVYFTLILAIGFYVVHRLMDWSLARFGARFGITDRADPAGLPLALAILSLFMYAASPLLNSVVRQAEAEADMYGLNAAREPHGFAMAAMRLSTYRKIHPGPWEEVIFYDHPSGYDRVLRSMQWLAENQDLVAKDLRDRAATPSTAPSVDSEHDDSGQIGDTSPDAASPDTIPTEADGAAN
- a CDS encoding DUF2239 family protein, with protein sequence MSERRHPTFTSFSGTRQIASGPLLVNALALRQAADARTADPLLLFDDQTGRNIDIDLRGTDSELVARFEEPASAATSPDSESETRGRGRPKMGVVSREVTLLPRHWDWLNSQPGGASVTLRRLVDDARRTHADKDRLRAAQARAYQFMQAMAGDLPNFEAATRALFANDLEQVRALLTAWPHDVARHALKLADAAA
- a CDS encoding SemiSWEET transporter → MDAELVGYLAAVLTTSSFLPQALKTLRTRDVSGISLSMYCLFVSGVLLWLVYGVMRQAWPIIIANAITAVLAGSVLVLKLRHR
- a CDS encoding carbon-nitrogen hydrolase family protein, producing MIVAAAAYGVSAHADFSSFLAKLRGLAAAAAEQGAQLLLLPEYHAMELATIFAEPIKSDLQAQLSALQTIVPQYEAALSELARAFQLCIVGGTLPVQDADGQFRNRCTIATADGRRHHQYKLNMTRFERESWGVSAGQGQLVVDLGACRLGVAICYDSEFPVLVRELVKDGANLICVPSCTDSMHGYHRVEVACRARALENQCYVLVTHTIGDLPSSPAIDENHGAAALYGPPDRGFPANGVIAQTEIDAPTLLIAELDFDKVDAVRQDGQVLNHRDWR
- a CDS encoding patatin-like phospholipase family protein, which translates into the protein MLTLQPTLKPRRRKAKVQKIGLAVAGGGPVGGMYELGALRALDEAIEGLRLTDLEVYVGVSSGAFLASGLANQLATADMCRIFLTDDLAQGRFRPEVFLRPAFQEYLRRAAAIPQMIGSWMLDIIRNPDDNKWTDVVGRLGAIIPTGLFDNAEIERFLRTIFASFGRSNDFRELAHRLYVIAVDIDSGEAVRFGSPGFDHVPISRAVQASSALPGLYPPVEIDKHWYVDGALRRTLHASVALDAGAELVFGINPLVPFDASMALRNGLPVPSSLIEGGLPAVLSQTFRTLLKSRMQVGLDKYQTQYEHADIVLFEPRPDDTSMFFTNVFSYESRHKLAQHAYSSTLADLAAQADKLRPILARHGLSLRESVIHDRDRDLLDFLGQRPPRKTSVTLRLRHALDDLERNLQARAR